The following DNA comes from Deinococcus cellulosilyticus NBRC 106333 = KACC 11606.
TGGATCAGAAATTGATCGACTGATACGTACTTCTTTAGCTCCTGGATTCCAGCTTTGAGGCTCTGTAAAGCATTCCAGCTGGACAGCTGCGGAAAAGCTAACGTGGCCAGACACAAGCGGGTTTTGACGTCCAGGACCTGATAGACCCACACTTTGCCTTCTTTGGGGAGTTGAACCATGGTGGCATCGATCTGCACCCTACGCCCTGGTGGCCACTTGCTCTCCGGCAAGGTTTCGACTCTGGGTTTTCTGCGTTTCCGGTGTGGAGCGGGATTTAACTTTTGCTGTTTCAGAAAGTCTCGAATCCACCGCTGGCCCACCGGGAGCCCGGCTTTGACGGCCTGCTGATACAGCTTGCGGTAACCAAAGGTGGGGTGCTGCTCTACCAGATGCAGGACCTGTTTACTGCGTGCTTTTTCTTGCTGTTGCTGGGTTTTGTGTTGCTGTTCCCGATGTAGAAAA
Coding sequences within:
- a CDS encoding integrase core domain-containing protein, encoding MGEIAALYATYPQLTLRRFAQLAEVAYHRLRDFLHREQQHKTQQQQEKARSKQVLHLVEQHPTFGYRKLYQQAVKAGLPVGQRWIRDFLKQQKLNPAPHRKRRKPRVETLPESKWPPGRRVQIDATMVQLPKEGKVWVYQVLDVKTRLCLATLAFPQLSSWNALQSLKAGIQELKKYVSVDQFLIQSDGGSDFTSAPFQAHCQELGSWVRCRTSQKGGMGLLERLNRTLKYEMVFRHDPQDLAELKALLQKFQLWYNTERLHAALGYQTPLQVAAEEGKILLSA